One genomic window of Penaeus chinensis breed Huanghai No. 1 chromosome 35, ASM1920278v2, whole genome shotgun sequence includes the following:
- the LOC125044249 gene encoding nephrin-like isoform X1: MKTVWVVSGGRAELPCVPRTQYPDDQPVLVLWYRSSKTRPVYSYDARVGDFTAGVRWTDPETLGGRAYFTVISEPPSLVLEPAHPQDEGVYTCRVDYRLSTSTRTNVNLTVVIPPGPPMVMWRGQRVVGAVGPLTEGERVDLTCRSVGGRPQPVLTWWRKGLRLPLLTVNSTTDSVTGTYAVEATLTLTASRAIAGVDFTCHAYTPTELHGDDGSAIVQPRTATISLNVTLPPMEVRILSSEHPIAAGRSIRLVCRSVGSHPPAHLSWWSGTSPLRQVVRAIEDAGNVTTATLNILVERQHDGTTLRCTGINPALPHSPLTDTYKLTVHYAPVVGLRLGRALTPRLIKEGDDVYFECDVQANPPFHRVDWFHNGMTMEHNMSAGVIMSGLSLIIRDVTRQHAGSYTCEAANMEARTISNAVYLTVKHAPVCAGTGLERTQGAARGSATAVKCTVEAEPARGISWTWVRTLADGSEVDLPEESISSEGVSSSVSVTPQTPEDYGQLLCRASNEVGQQRQACVVTLVPAGPPDTPSNCTAAPVNPEASTDSASLAVSCLEGFDGGLPQSFLLETWQEGVLIANMSSDFPEWVVTELRAGVGATLQVTAYNARGASGTLLMEVLTTSAQHHAAPDAKGMPDIPPLLGAALGGVGVLLLLLLVGVVVAKRVHRRPKKPVVEMALTPTAGDDYDPDVVKSIPRRPHSLDVLPHAREDEAHEMDLRSQDEDDEDALDAATHAFVHSRPGSCSSSDSQSVASPHHLDESHLYEADRQLSPGRCSCAHRHSHTPTPDEEPRDSHHRSRDRQVSDSRFISPPEQTRLQRRSPSFPSSPRQDLRLTDSQSDDSGLSESESDPELRELMPAGEVAAAERQAGDGRAYEALPSEDAPSPQYHRHPHSRSSSCGARRLPSSVSAEFRKLPVSPGHLRESPRGSRVLPTSPEDLRRRVSPPSGESRGSMSSGGELRSPSDSLFACSQVTPPTEPACRCAAQSVPPKRTTRRKLPTSPPQIVRPSKKAPYHVPSHDVPRHDQDVRRDSEPYGAGRPATLVEGDTGEIILLTRQSPRADDPKSGRPFAPVFPTAKVSDSSRRLQTLPLPRRGSPAKEHAPRKYEATPVSPASPKIPHLDASDYQVQANPDVCKRETSV; this comes from the exons TTCCTCCCGGGCCGCCCATGGTGATGTGGCGAGGGCAGCGTGTGGTGGGCGCCGTGGGTCCACTGACGGAGGGCGAGAGAGTCGACCTGACGTGCCGGAGCGTGGGTGGGCGCCCTCAGCCCGTGCTTACCTGGTGGAGGAAGGGCCTGCGGCTGCCTCTTCTGACGGTCAACTCGACGACTGATTCCGTTACAG GAACCTACGCCGTGGAAGCTACCCTCACTCTGACGGCGTCGAGGGCTATAGCTGGCGTGGACTTCACCTGCCACGCCTACACGCCCACGGAACTCCACGGGGACGACGGCTCAGCAATCGTGCAGCCTCGAACAGCCACCATTTCGCTTAATGTCACAT TGCCTCCTATGGAAGTTCGTATCCTGAGCTCCGAGCACCCCATAGCCGCCGGCAGATCCATCCGCCTGGTGTGTCGCTCCGTGGGGTCCCATCCGCCCGCTCACCTCTCTTGGTGGAGCGGCACCTCGCCCCTTCGTCAGGTAGTTCGCGCG ATCGAGGACGCCGGTAACGTAACGACAGCAACCCTGAACATACTGGTGGAGAGACAGCACGACGGCACGACACTCAGATGCACGGGAATCAATCCAGCTCTTCCCCACTCGCCGCTGACGGACACGTACAAGCTGACGGTGCACT acGCCCCCGTGGTGGGCCTGCGCCTGGGCCGCGCGCTGACCCCGAGGCTGATCAAGGAAGGCGACGACGTGTACTTCGAGTGCGACGTGCAGGCCAACCCGCCCTTCCACCGCGTCGACTGGTTCCACAAC ggcATGACGATGGAGCACAACATGAGCGCGGGCGTCATCATGAGCggtctctccctcatcatcagaGACGTGACGCGACAGCATGCCGGCTCATACACCTGCGAGGCGGCCAACATGGAGGCGAGGACGATCAGTAACGCCGTCTATCTCActgtcaaac ACGCGCCCGTGTGCGCCGGCACGGGGCTCGAGCGGACCCAGGGCGCCGCCAGAGGGTCAGCCACGGCCGTCAAGTGCACGGTGGAGGCGGAGCCCGCCCGCGGCATCTCTTGGACATGGGTGAGGACGCTGGCGGACGGAAGCGAGGTGGACCTCCCGGAGGAGAGCATCAGTAGCGAGGGCGTCTCCTCCAGCGTCTCCGTCACGCCCCAGACGCCCGAGGACTACGGCCAGCTGCTGTGTCGCGCCTCCAATGAGGTCGGGCAGCAGCGGCAGGCGTGCGTGGTGACCCTCGTGCCCGCGGGGCCCCCGGACACGCCCTCCAACTGCACCGCCGCGCCCGTCAACCCGGAGGCCTCGACGGACAGCGCCTCGCTTGCCGTCAGCTGCCTGGAGGGCTTCGACGGAGGCCTCCCGCAGAGCTTCCTGCTGGAGACGTGGCAGGAGGGCGTCCTCATCGCCAACATGTCCAG CGACTTCCCCGAGTGGGTGGTGACGGAGCTCCGCGCGGGCGTAGGGGCTACCTTGCAAGTGACCGCCTACAACGCCCGGGGAGCGAGTGGCACCTTGCTGATGGAGGTCCTTACCACCAGCGCCCAACACCATGCAGCTCCGG ATGCTAAAGGCATGCCCGACATCCCGCCCCTGCTCGGCGCTGCGCTGGGTGGGGTGGGCGTgctgctcctcctgctgctcGTGGGCGTGGTCGTAGCGAAGCGAGTCCATCGACGACCCAAAAAGCCCGTCGTGGAAATGGCTCTCACGCCAACCGCCGGCGACGACTACGACCCCGACGTAGTGAAGTCCATCCCGCGCCGCCCGCACAGCCTCGACGTCCTGCCGCACGCCCGCGAGGACGAGGCGCACGAGATGGACCTCCGCAGccaggacgaggacgacgaggacgcCCTTGACGCCGCCACGCACGCCTTCGTCCATTCGCGACCCGGGAGCTGCTCCTCCAGCGACAGCCAGAGCGTGGCGAGTCCTCACCACCTCGACGAGAGCCACCTGTACGAAGCGGACAGACAGTTATCGCCCGGGAGATGCTCCTGCGcccacagacacagccacacgcCCACGCCGGACGAGGAACCTCGCGACAGCCaccacagaagcagagacagacag GTGTCAGATTCCCGTTTCATTTCGCCGCCCGAGCAGACGCGACTTCAGCGCCGCTcgccctcattcccttcctctccccggcAGGACCTTCGTCTGACCGACTCGCAGAGCGACGACTCGGGCTTGTCGGAGTCGGAGTCGGATCCGGAGCTTCGGGAGCTGATGCCCGCAGGCGAGGTTGCGGCGGCGGAGCGCCAGGCGGGCGACGGGAGGGCCTACGAAGCCCTCCCGTCGGAGGACGCCCCCTCGCCGCAGTATCACAGGCATCCTCACTCGCGGTCCTCCTCATGCGGTGCGCGGAGACTGCCTTCGTCGGTTTCCGCGGAGTTCAGAAAACTGCCGGTCTCTCCGGGACACCTTCGGGAGTCCCCTCGAGGCTCCAGAGTGCTTCCCACGTCCCCGGAGGACCTCCGTCGGCGAGTGTCGCCGCCGAGTGGCGAGTCAAGAGGCTCTATGTCTTCGGGCGGTGAGCTTCGGTCGCCGTCGGACTCCCTCTTCGCCTGCAGCCAGGTGACGCCGCCGACGGAACCAGCGTGCCGCTGCGCCGCGCAAAGTGTCCCGCCCAAGAGGACCACGAGACGGAAGCTGCCAACCTCGCCGCCGCAGATCGTGAGGCCGAGCAAAAAGGCCCCGTACCACGTCCCATCCCACGACGTCCCGAGACACGACCAGGACGTCAGGAGGGACTCCGAGCCCTACGGAGCAGGCAGGCCGGCCACGCTTGTCGAGGGAGATACGGGCGAGATCATCCTCCTGACGCGGCAGTCTCCCAGAGCCGACGACCCGAAAAGTGGGCGCCCCTTCGCGCCAGTTTTCCCGACCGCCAAAGTGTCCGATTCCTCCCGCAGGCTCCAGACGTTGCCCTTGCCCCGCCGAGGGAGCCCCGCCAAGGAGCACGCGCCCCGGAAGTACGAGGCGACGCCCGTGAGCCCTGCGTCTCCCAAGATACCCCACCTCGACGCCAGCGATTACCAAGTGCAAGCCAACCCCGACGTGTGCAAGCGAGAGACGTCCGTATGA
- the LOC125044249 gene encoding nephrin-like isoform X2 gives MKTVWVVSGGRAELPCVPRTQYPDDQPVLVLWYRSSKTRPVYSYDARVGDFTAGVRWTDPETLGGRAYFTVISEPPSLVLEPAHPQDEGVYTCRVDYRLSTSTRTNVNLTVVIPPGPPMVMWRGQRVVGAVGPLTEGERVDLTCRSVGGRPQPVLTWWRKGLRLPLLTVNSTTDSVTGTYAVEATLTLTASRAIAGVDFTCHAYTPTELHGDDGSAIVQPRTATISLNVTLPPMEVRILSSEHPIAAGRSIRLVCRSVGSHPPAHLSWWSGTSPLRQVVRAIEDAGNVTTATLNILVERQHDGTTLRCTGINPALPHSPLTDTYKLTVHYAPVVGLRLGRALTPRLIKEGDDVYFECDVQANPPFHRVDWFHNGMTMEHNMSAGVIMSGLSLIIRDVTRQHAGSYTCEAANMEARTISNAVYLTVKHAPVCAGTGLERTQGAARGSATAVKCTVEAEPARGISWTWVRTLADGSEVDLPEESISSEGVSSSVSVTPQTPEDYGQLLCRASNEVGQQRQACVVTLVPAGPPDTPSNCTAAPVNPEASTDSASLAVSCLEGFDGGLPQSFLLETWQEGVLIANMSSDFPEWVVTELRAGVGATLQVTAYNARGASGTLLMEVLTTSAQHHAAPDAKGMPDIPPLLGAALGGVGVLLLLLLVGVVVAKRVHRRPKKPVVEMALTPTAGDDYDPDVVKSIPRRPHSLDVLPHAREDEAHEMDLRSQDEDDEDALDAATHAFVHSRPGSCSSSDSQSVASPHHLDESHLYEADRQLSPGRCSCAHRHSHTPTPDEEPRDSHHRSRDRQDLRLTDSQSDDSGLSESESDPELRELMPAGEVAAAERQAGDGRAYEALPSEDAPSPQYHRHPHSRSSSCGARRLPSSVSAEFRKLPVSPGHLRESPRGSRVLPTSPEDLRRRVSPPSGESRGSMSSGGELRSPSDSLFACSQVTPPTEPACRCAAQSVPPKRTTRRKLPTSPPQIVRPSKKAPYHVPSHDVPRHDQDVRRDSEPYGAGRPATLVEGDTGEIILLTRQSPRADDPKSGRPFAPVFPTAKVSDSSRRLQTLPLPRRGSPAKEHAPRKYEATPVSPASPKIPHLDASDYQVQANPDVCKRETSV, from the exons TTCCTCCCGGGCCGCCCATGGTGATGTGGCGAGGGCAGCGTGTGGTGGGCGCCGTGGGTCCACTGACGGAGGGCGAGAGAGTCGACCTGACGTGCCGGAGCGTGGGTGGGCGCCCTCAGCCCGTGCTTACCTGGTGGAGGAAGGGCCTGCGGCTGCCTCTTCTGACGGTCAACTCGACGACTGATTCCGTTACAG GAACCTACGCCGTGGAAGCTACCCTCACTCTGACGGCGTCGAGGGCTATAGCTGGCGTGGACTTCACCTGCCACGCCTACACGCCCACGGAACTCCACGGGGACGACGGCTCAGCAATCGTGCAGCCTCGAACAGCCACCATTTCGCTTAATGTCACAT TGCCTCCTATGGAAGTTCGTATCCTGAGCTCCGAGCACCCCATAGCCGCCGGCAGATCCATCCGCCTGGTGTGTCGCTCCGTGGGGTCCCATCCGCCCGCTCACCTCTCTTGGTGGAGCGGCACCTCGCCCCTTCGTCAGGTAGTTCGCGCG ATCGAGGACGCCGGTAACGTAACGACAGCAACCCTGAACATACTGGTGGAGAGACAGCACGACGGCACGACACTCAGATGCACGGGAATCAATCCAGCTCTTCCCCACTCGCCGCTGACGGACACGTACAAGCTGACGGTGCACT acGCCCCCGTGGTGGGCCTGCGCCTGGGCCGCGCGCTGACCCCGAGGCTGATCAAGGAAGGCGACGACGTGTACTTCGAGTGCGACGTGCAGGCCAACCCGCCCTTCCACCGCGTCGACTGGTTCCACAAC ggcATGACGATGGAGCACAACATGAGCGCGGGCGTCATCATGAGCggtctctccctcatcatcagaGACGTGACGCGACAGCATGCCGGCTCATACACCTGCGAGGCGGCCAACATGGAGGCGAGGACGATCAGTAACGCCGTCTATCTCActgtcaaac ACGCGCCCGTGTGCGCCGGCACGGGGCTCGAGCGGACCCAGGGCGCCGCCAGAGGGTCAGCCACGGCCGTCAAGTGCACGGTGGAGGCGGAGCCCGCCCGCGGCATCTCTTGGACATGGGTGAGGACGCTGGCGGACGGAAGCGAGGTGGACCTCCCGGAGGAGAGCATCAGTAGCGAGGGCGTCTCCTCCAGCGTCTCCGTCACGCCCCAGACGCCCGAGGACTACGGCCAGCTGCTGTGTCGCGCCTCCAATGAGGTCGGGCAGCAGCGGCAGGCGTGCGTGGTGACCCTCGTGCCCGCGGGGCCCCCGGACACGCCCTCCAACTGCACCGCCGCGCCCGTCAACCCGGAGGCCTCGACGGACAGCGCCTCGCTTGCCGTCAGCTGCCTGGAGGGCTTCGACGGAGGCCTCCCGCAGAGCTTCCTGCTGGAGACGTGGCAGGAGGGCGTCCTCATCGCCAACATGTCCAG CGACTTCCCCGAGTGGGTGGTGACGGAGCTCCGCGCGGGCGTAGGGGCTACCTTGCAAGTGACCGCCTACAACGCCCGGGGAGCGAGTGGCACCTTGCTGATGGAGGTCCTTACCACCAGCGCCCAACACCATGCAGCTCCGG ATGCTAAAGGCATGCCCGACATCCCGCCCCTGCTCGGCGCTGCGCTGGGTGGGGTGGGCGTgctgctcctcctgctgctcGTGGGCGTGGTCGTAGCGAAGCGAGTCCATCGACGACCCAAAAAGCCCGTCGTGGAAATGGCTCTCACGCCAACCGCCGGCGACGACTACGACCCCGACGTAGTGAAGTCCATCCCGCGCCGCCCGCACAGCCTCGACGTCCTGCCGCACGCCCGCGAGGACGAGGCGCACGAGATGGACCTCCGCAGccaggacgaggacgacgaggacgcCCTTGACGCCGCCACGCACGCCTTCGTCCATTCGCGACCCGGGAGCTGCTCCTCCAGCGACAGCCAGAGCGTGGCGAGTCCTCACCACCTCGACGAGAGCCACCTGTACGAAGCGGACAGACAGTTATCGCCCGGGAGATGCTCCTGCGcccacagacacagccacacgcCCACGCCGGACGAGGAACCTCGCGACAGCCaccacagaagcagagacagacag GACCTTCGTCTGACCGACTCGCAGAGCGACGACTCGGGCTTGTCGGAGTCGGAGTCGGATCCGGAGCTTCGGGAGCTGATGCCCGCAGGCGAGGTTGCGGCGGCGGAGCGCCAGGCGGGCGACGGGAGGGCCTACGAAGCCCTCCCGTCGGAGGACGCCCCCTCGCCGCAGTATCACAGGCATCCTCACTCGCGGTCCTCCTCATGCGGTGCGCGGAGACTGCCTTCGTCGGTTTCCGCGGAGTTCAGAAAACTGCCGGTCTCTCCGGGACACCTTCGGGAGTCCCCTCGAGGCTCCAGAGTGCTTCCCACGTCCCCGGAGGACCTCCGTCGGCGAGTGTCGCCGCCGAGTGGCGAGTCAAGAGGCTCTATGTCTTCGGGCGGTGAGCTTCGGTCGCCGTCGGACTCCCTCTTCGCCTGCAGCCAGGTGACGCCGCCGACGGAACCAGCGTGCCGCTGCGCCGCGCAAAGTGTCCCGCCCAAGAGGACCACGAGACGGAAGCTGCCAACCTCGCCGCCGCAGATCGTGAGGCCGAGCAAAAAGGCCCCGTACCACGTCCCATCCCACGACGTCCCGAGACACGACCAGGACGTCAGGAGGGACTCCGAGCCCTACGGAGCAGGCAGGCCGGCCACGCTTGTCGAGGGAGATACGGGCGAGATCATCCTCCTGACGCGGCAGTCTCCCAGAGCCGACGACCCGAAAAGTGGGCGCCCCTTCGCGCCAGTTTTCCCGACCGCCAAAGTGTCCGATTCCTCCCGCAGGCTCCAGACGTTGCCCTTGCCCCGCCGAGGGAGCCCCGCCAAGGAGCACGCGCCCCGGAAGTACGAGGCGACGCCCGTGAGCCCTGCGTCTCCCAAGATACCCCACCTCGACGCCAGCGATTACCAAGTGCAAGCCAACCCCGACGTGTGCAAGCGAGAGACGTCCGTATGA